One Physeter macrocephalus isolate SW-GA chromosome 10, ASM283717v5, whole genome shotgun sequence DNA window includes the following coding sequences:
- the TCF21 gene encoding transcription factor 21, with protein MSTGSLSDVDDLQEVEMLDCDGLKMDSSKEFVTSNESTEESSNCETGSPQKGRGGLGKRRKAPTKKSPLSGVSQEGKQVQRNAANARERARMRVLSKAFSRLKTTLPWVPPDTKLSKLDTLRLASSYIAHLRQILANDKYENGYIHPVNLTWPFMVAGKPESDLKEVVTASRLCGTTAS; from the exons ATGTCCACCGGCTCCCTCAGCGATGTGGACGACCTTCAAGAGGTGGAGATGCTGGACTGCGACGGGCTGAAAATGGACTCGAGCAAGGAGTTTGTGACTTCCAACGAGAGCACCGAGGAGAGCTCCAACTGCGAGACCGGCTCTCCCCAGAAGGGCCGCGGCGGCCTGGGCAAGAGGAGGAAGGCTCCCACCAAGAAGAGCCCCTTGAGCGGGGTCAGCCAGGAAGGGAAGCAGGTCCAGCGCAATGCGGCCAACGCGCGCGAGCGGGCCCGGATGCGGGTGCTGAGCAAGGCCTTCTCCAGGCTCAAGACCACGCTGCCCTGGGTGCCCCCGGACACCAAGCTCTCCAAGCTGGACACGCTTAGGCTGGCGTCCAGCTACATCGCCCACTTGAGGCAGATCCTGGCCAACGACAAGTACGAGAACGGTTATATTCACCCGGTCAACCTG ACGTGGCCCTTTATGGTGGCCGGGAAACCCGAGAGTGACCTGAAAGAAGTGGTGACCGCAAGCCGCTTATGTGGAACCACGGCGTCCTGA